TTATCAATTATTCAAGAGATTTAGCGGAAAAAGCTCAAATTAGAGAAAGCAGAACCATTCAGCCTAAAGAAAGAGTAAATGGACAAAAAGTTCAAATAACAATAAAAAACTATCTTGGGGGATATTACTTTTTCACATGTGATGAAGTTATTATTCAAAATGACATAATTTATCTTATAGAGTGCAAGCATAGTAAAAGGTCAATATTACCATCAAAGGCAGATATAAAAGATGGGCTTCTCAAGATGATACTTTATACAAATCTTAAAAATTTGAAGATAAATGATAGAAAATTTCAACATTGTGCAATTTTGAAACTAACAACTTCTCAAAGTTTTGATAGTGATAGAGTCAAAAAATTGGATTTTTTAGGGAAGATTCAAATAGAAAGCAAACAAAACAATTTTTCAGTAACAATAAATAATCTGGATTTGGAAAGTCTTATTAAGTAGGAGGTCAAAGTGAAAAGATTTTTTACTATTTTTTTAGTTGTTTTATTTTTCTCAGCTCTTGTTTTTATTGATAATTCCTTTTCCCAGCCTCAAACACAACCTCAAGTTCAGGCAAGTAAAGACAAAGTTCTTCAGTATGCAAAACCTAAAAAACCTGTTAAAATAAAGCTTCATAGGGATAAAAAGGGAGAATACAGTTGGGATATTACGGGCGAAAACGCTGATGAGATTATTAGGGCTGACAAACGTCTAAGACAGCTTCTTAAGGAGGAGTAAGTGCCAAAGGGCAGACTTTATATTGTTTCAACGCCAATTGGAAATCTTGAAGATATAACATTGAGGGCACTGGATACTTTAAAAAAAGTTGACTACATTGCCTGCGAAGATACTGAACATAGCCTCAAACTTCTCAACTACTACGAAATTAAAAAGCCTCTTATAAGTTACTGGTCTGAAAAAGAAAAGGTTCGGGCTGAGGAGATAATTCAAAAAATTAAAGCTGGTCACAATGTAGCCTTGATAACTGATGCGGGAACACCTGGAATATCAGACCCTGGAGCAGTTATTATATCAAGAGCAATTGAAGAAGACATAGAGATAATTCCTGTGCCAGGACCAACAGCCTTGATTGCTGCTTTAAGTATTTCAGGACTTAACACAGAAGAATTTACATTCATAGGTTTTCTTCCTGTAAAACAAACACAAAGAAGAAAGAAACTTCTTGAGCTTAGTTCTGAAAGAAGAACCCTTGTTTTTTATGAAGCTCCTCACAGGATACTCCAGAGTCTGGATGATATGCTTGAAGTATTTGGAGACAGAAGAATATGTGTAGCAAGGGAACTCACCAAAATGTTTGAGGAAGTACAGAGAGGAAGACTTTCTGAGGTATTAGAAAGACTTGAGGAGTCAAAAATAGCGGGTGAGTATGTTATAGTGATTGAGGGTGCTTTAGAAAAAGATAGAAGTATTGAGGAGGCTTTGAAAGAAGTCAGAGAACTAATGAAAAAAGGAAAAGGTAGAAAAGAAGCTGTTAAAATAGTATCAGAGTTATACGGTTTAAGTAAAAAAGAGCTTTACGAGGAAAGCTTAAAAAAGGATGAAATATAATGAAAACAGCTTACTTAGTAAGCCCAAATAAAATAGAGATAGTTGAAAAACCGTTATCAATCTTAAAAGAAGGAGAAGTTTTAGTCCGAGTAAAAGCTGCACTTACTTGTGGAACAGATTTAAAAGCCTATTTGAGAGGACATCCTTTAATACCCATGCCAGGACCTTTTGGACACGAGTTTTCAGGAATTATTGAGAAAGTAGGAGATGCTGTAAACGGTTTCAAGGCAGGAGATGCGGTTATGCTTGTTCACACAGCACCGTGTGGAGAATGTTCTTACTGTAAGCATGGACTTTTTAATTTATGTGAGATTCTCACAAAAGACATGATGCTTGGAGCTTTTTCAGAATATATGGTGGTAAAGAAAAGAGTTGTTGAGATTAACATGTTTCACAAGCCTGAAGAGATATCCTTTGAAGAAGCAGCTTTTCTTGAACCTCTTTCATGTATAGTTCATGGAGTAAAGGCTCTTTCACCTTTAAAGAAAGATAAAGTTCTTGTAATTGGAACAGGTCCTGTAGGGCTACTTTTCCTTCAGGTTTTAAAAAGCATGAGTGTTAGTGTAGCAGTTATGGGAAGGAATAAAAATAAGCTTAGTTTAGCTGAAAGCTTAGGTGCTGATAGAATTTATTATTCTGGAGAAGAACCTCTGGATTTTACAGATGGTTTTGGTTATGACAGAGTTGTTGAATGCACAGGACAGAAGGAAATTTGGCTACGCTCCATTGATTATGTTAGAAAAGGTGGCACTGTTCTGCTATTCGGTGGACTTAAAACAGGCACTGAGGTTTGCTATGATGCCGGAAGAATTCATTATGATGAAATAACACTCAAAGGGGCTTTTCATTATAATCCTCAGGATGTTTGTGAAGCCTATGAATTGATTAAATCAAAAAAATTGAAACTAAAAGAGCTCATCTCAGGTAAAATATCTCTTTCAGAGATTTCTACAGCTTTTGAAAAACTATCAAGAGGAGAGGGTGTTAAATATCTAATTGAGCCATGAGAAAGATAAAAAAAGAAGACATTGTAAACACAGTAAAGAAACTTTACATGGATGCGGTTATTTCTCTTCCAGAGGATGTCTCTAAGTGTTTGTTAGAAACTTATGAAAAAGAAGAAGGATTGGCTAAGGAAATCCTGAATCAACTTATTGAAAATCAAAAAATTGCTCTGCAAGATAGAGTTCCACTTTGTCAGGATACTGGAATAGCGGTGCTTTTTGTTGAATGGGGTTTAGAGGCGATATACGAAGATGGTGACCTAATGGAAGCTTTTAATGAAGGTATCCGGCTTGCTGTAAAAGAAGGGTATCTTAGAGCAAGCGTTGTTGATGACCCTGTTTTTGAAAGGAAAAATACAAAGGATAACACTCCATGCATTATTCATTTTGAGCCTGTCATGGGCGATAGAGTAAAAATAACTCTTGCTCCAAAAGGTGCTGGAAGTGAAAACATGTCTGCCCTGAGAATGCTTAAACCTGCACAGGGATTAAAGGGCGTGAAAGATTTTATCATTGAAACAGTTAAAAATGCAGGAGGCAATCCCTGCCCACCAATTATTGTTGGAGTAGGAATTGGAGGCAACTTTGAAAAGTGCGCAATCTTGGCAAAAAAGGCTCTATTAAGAAAGGTGGGAGAGTCAAACAGAAATCCTGCCTATGCACAGCTTGAAAAAAAACTTCTTGAGGAGATAAATGCACTAAACATAGGTCCTATGGGCATAGGAGGTAAGATTACAGCCTTAGCTGTTCATATTGAGTATGCTCCATGCCACATTGCATCTCTTCCTGTAGCAGTAAACATACAGTGTCACTCTGCAAGGCATAAGGAGGCAGAGATATGAGCAGGCTAAAAACTGAAGGCATAAAGATAAAAATTGAAACACCCCTTACAGATGAAGTAATTGAGCAATTAAAAGCAGGTGACTTGGTTCTGATAAACGGATATGTGTATACAGCAAGAGATGCTGCACATAAAAGGCTCGTAGAGTTGATAAATAATAATACACCTCTACCCTTTGACTTAAAAGGACAGATTATCTACTATGTGGGACCAACACCTGCACCTCCAGGAAAAGCAATAGGCTCAGCAGGACCTACCACATCATCAAGAATGGATAGTTACACTCCGCTTCTGCTCTCATTAGGAATTAAAGGAATGATTGGCAAAGGTCAACGAAGTGAAGAAGTTGTAAAAGCAATCAAGAAATACAAAGCTGTTTATTTTCTTGCCACAGGAGGAGCTGGAGCACTTCTTAGCAGACACATAGTTTCAGCAGAGGAAATAGCCTTTCCTGAACTGGGGACAGAGTCTATAAAAAAGTTACTTTTAAAGGACTTTCCTGCAATTGTAGCGATAGATTGTCATGGAGGAAATATTTTCAGGGAATAAGATTAAATCATATTTCCTGTTATTCTATCCTTTTTCTGTCATTCCGACAACCTGTTTTGCCCATATCTTCTCTTTATCTCCTCCAAAGCTTCCTCTTTTTTTGAAATTTTGCCCGCAAGAACAAGAGTTTCTATTCTTTCAATTATTTCGCCAACCAGAGGAGAGGGCTCAAATCCGAGAGAAAGGATGTCTTCTCCTTTAATGAGTGGAAGCTTTTTTTTGTTTTTGAGATAGACTTTTTTATAAAAGTTTTCAATTTCTCTGTAGAACCATGCTCTTGCCATTCCAAGAGGGTCTGTGCTTATACCATAAATAAGAGCAGGATATAAAACATTTTCATAATTTTTGACAAATCTTACTTTGTCTAAAAGAGTTTCTACTTTTTTAATACTAACCCCAGCTTCTATTAGTTTTTCTACAAATCTTTCTTCCTTTTTTGATGGCTTAATCTGTTTTATGAAAGATAAAGCATGGTGTCCAAAAATTCCTGTGAATTTAAGACAGGCTATAATGTTTGGATTAAAGGTAATTTTGTGATGAGTAAAGATTTTTTCTGGATTTCTTAGCGCTTCCTCAATTATTATCAGTACTTGAAGATTTGGTCTGATTTGTAATAAATCAGGCATTTTAAAAAATGCTTTGAATATCTCATCTTCTACCATCATTTCAACTGTTCTTGCACTATTGTCCACTGAGAGAATCTTCCAGAGTTCCTCTTTTATTCTTTCTTTTGCTGTCACTTTCATGAGAAAGGCATTTTTTTTCAAGGCTTCACGAGTATTATTCTCTATGTCAAAGTTGACAGTAGCGTGAAATCTGTAAGCTCTCAGAATTCTCAGAGGGTCTGCTTTTAGATTTTCTTCCTTTACCATTTTTATTAATCTATTTTTTAAATCCTCCATCCCCCCAAAGGGATCAATGAGGTTTTTAAGAGATAAGTCTGTAGCCATTGCATTTATTGTGAAATCTCGTTCGCTCAGGTCTGTTTCAATTGATTCTCCGCTTAATTGGGCAAAGTCAATTGTTACATTATCTTTAACGACTCTACCTATTGAAAATACTTCATCAAGAAGAACAAAGGTTCCTCCTATTTTTCTTGAAAACTCTTTTGCGAGATCTATTGAATCACCTTTGATTGCAAAATCAATATCTTTTAAATCTCTCTTTAATAGCAAATCTCTCACAGAACCGCCCACAAGATAAGAGTTTTGGTAAAGTTTTTTTTCTTGTAAAAATTTCACTACTTCGTTAAAGTATTTATTTTCTCTCAGAGTTTCAAACATATCTCACCTCGTGTTTAATATAAATGTTACAGGACCTTCATTTATAAGAGAAACATGCATGAAACTTCTGAAAACGCCTTCTTTCACTGGAATACCTTTGCTTCTAAGGCTGTCTATGAAATCCCTATAAAGTTTTTCTGCTTCTTCTGGCGGCATTGCTTTATCAAAGGAAGGCCGGTTTCCTTTTTTGCAGTCTCCTGCAAGAGTAAACTCTGATACTACCATTATTTCTCCACCAACATCTTTTATGGAGAGGTTCATTTTAGAGTTGTTATCCTCAAAGATCCTTAGATTAACAACCTTGTCCGCAAGATATTCAACATCCTTTTTACTGTCTTTTTTGTCTATCCCCAAAAAAATAAGGATACCTTTTCCAATCTCTGATATTGTTTCCCCTCCAACTTCTACAGACGCTTTGTTTACTCTCTGCAACAGTGCAATCATTTTATGTTAATATATCATACCATGTTTGAAGAAGTCTCCAAAATTTTAGTAGTTGATGATGAAAGTATAAATTTAGAATTAATATCTGCTATTTTTGTAGATTCTCCACATATTAAGGTTCTTACTGCAAAAGACGGACTTGAAGCAATAGAAATTCTTAAAATACATACTCCAGATGTAATTGTTCTTGATATAAGAATGCCAAGAATGAACGGAATAGAAGTTTTAAATGTTTTAAAATCTGATCCTCACACATCTCATATTCCTGTTGTTGTTCTTTCTGGAGATGACAAAGAAAGAAAAAATGCTTTAAAAAATGGTGCCAATGATTTTATCCCGAAACCATTTGATGCAGAAGAGTTAAAACTCAGAGTTATTAATAATCTACAGGTCAAAAAATATCATGATTTAATAAAAAATATAAATGACGTATTACAGAAAGAAGTAATGAAAAAAACAAAAGAACTCCGTGAAGCTCTGGAACTCGCAAGAGAGGCAGAATATGAAATGGTTGTAAAACTTGGTATGATTTCTGAGTTTAGAGACGAAGAAACAGGGCAGCACATTAGAAGAATAAGCTATTACTCAAAATTACTTGCTCACTTAGCTGGTTTACCAGAATCGGAACAGAGTGTTATATTTTATGCATCTCCCTTGCATGATGTGGGAAAGGTTGGAATTCCGGATAATATCTTGAGAAAGCCAGGACCTTTAACCCATGAAGAGTTTGAAGTAATGAAACTTCATACTATTATAGGCGCTAAAATTCTGGATACAGATCCAAGATTTATTACCCTTCAAGCAGGAAAAATAATAGCAGAACAGCATCATGAAAAATGGGATGGTTCAGGATATCCTTATGGACTAAAAAAAGAGGAAATACATATTTATGCGAGAGTTGTTGCAGTATGTGATGTCTTTGATGCAATGACATCAGATAGGGTCTACAGACCAGCTTTTACTGTTGACCAAGCAATTGATATTATGAAAAAAAATATAGGAACTCACTTTGACCCGAATCTTTTTGATATTTTTATTAGCAAT
The Thermodesulfovibrio yellowstonii DSM 11347 DNA segment above includes these coding regions:
- the rsmI gene encoding 16S rRNA (cytidine(1402)-2'-O)-methyltransferase; the protein is MPKGRLYIVSTPIGNLEDITLRALDTLKKVDYIACEDTEHSLKLLNYYEIKKPLISYWSEKEKVRAEEIIQKIKAGHNVALITDAGTPGISDPGAVIISRAIEEDIEIIPVPGPTALIAALSISGLNTEEFTFIGFLPVKQTQRRKKLLELSSERRTLVFYEAPHRILQSLDDMLEVFGDRRICVARELTKMFEEVQRGRLSEVLERLEESKIAGEYVIVIEGALEKDRSIEEALKEVRELMKKGKGRKEAVKIVSELYGLSKKELYEESLKKDEI
- a CDS encoding zinc-dependent alcohol dehydrogenase produces the protein MKTAYLVSPNKIEIVEKPLSILKEGEVLVRVKAALTCGTDLKAYLRGHPLIPMPGPFGHEFSGIIEKVGDAVNGFKAGDAVMLVHTAPCGECSYCKHGLFNLCEILTKDMMLGAFSEYMVVKKRVVEINMFHKPEEISFEEAAFLEPLSCIVHGVKALSPLKKDKVLVIGTGPVGLLFLQVLKSMSVSVAVMGRNKNKLSLAESLGADRIYYSGEEPLDFTDGFGYDRVVECTGQKEIWLRSIDYVRKGGTVLLFGGLKTGTEVCYDAGRIHYDEITLKGAFHYNPQDVCEAYELIKSKKLKLKELISGKISLSEISTAFEKLSRGEGVKYLIEP
- a CDS encoding fumarate hydratase, whose amino-acid sequence is MRKIKKEDIVNTVKKLYMDAVISLPEDVSKCLLETYEKEEGLAKEILNQLIENQKIALQDRVPLCQDTGIAVLFVEWGLEAIYEDGDLMEAFNEGIRLAVKEGYLRASVVDDPVFERKNTKDNTPCIIHFEPVMGDRVKITLAPKGAGSENMSALRMLKPAQGLKGVKDFIIETVKNAGGNPCPPIIVGVGIGGNFEKCAILAKKALLRKVGESNRNPAYAQLEKKLLEEINALNIGPMGIGGKITALAVHIEYAPCHIASLPVAVNIQCHSARHKEAEI
- a CDS encoding Fe-S-containing hydro-lyase, translating into MSRLKTEGIKIKIETPLTDEVIEQLKAGDLVLINGYVYTARDAAHKRLVELINNNTPLPFDLKGQIIYYVGPTPAPPGKAIGSAGPTTSSRMDSYTPLLLSLGIKGMIGKGQRSEEVVKAIKKYKAVYFLATGGAGALLSRHIVSAEEIAFPELGTESIKKLLLKDFPAIVAIDCHGGNIFRE
- a CDS encoding CCA tRNA nucleotidyltransferase, producing the protein MFETLRENKYFNEVVKFLQEKKLYQNSYLVGGSVRDLLLKRDLKDIDFAIKGDSIDLAKEFSRKIGGTFVLLDEVFSIGRVVKDNVTIDFAQLSGESIETDLSERDFTINAMATDLSLKNLIDPFGGMEDLKNRLIKMVKEENLKADPLRILRAYRFHATVNFDIENNTREALKKNAFLMKVTAKERIKEELWKILSVDNSARTVEMMVEDEIFKAFFKMPDLLQIRPNLQVLIIIEEALRNPEKIFTHHKITFNPNIIACLKFTGIFGHHALSFIKQIKPSKKEERFVEKLIEAGVSIKKVETLLDKVRFVKNYENVLYPALIYGISTDPLGMARAWFYREIENFYKKVYLKNKKKLPLIKGEDILSLGFEPSPLVGEIIERIETLVLAGKISKKEEALEEIKRRYGQNRLSE
- the dtd gene encoding D-aminoacyl-tRNA deacylase, with the protein product MIALLQRVNKASVEVGGETISEIGKGILIFLGIDKKDSKKDVEYLADKVVNLRIFEDNNSKMNLSIKDVGGEIMVVSEFTLAGDCKKGNRPSFDKAMPPEEAEKLYRDFIDSLRSKGIPVKEGVFRSFMHVSLINEGPVTFILNTR
- a CDS encoding HD domain-containing phosphohydrolase, with the translated sequence MFEEVSKILVVDDESINLELISAIFVDSPHIKVLTAKDGLEAIEILKIHTPDVIVLDIRMPRMNGIEVLNVLKSDPHTSHIPVVVLSGDDKERKNALKNGANDFIPKPFDAEELKLRVINNLQVKKYHDLIKNINDVLQKEVMKKTKELREALELAREAEYEMVVKLGMISEFRDEETGQHIRRISYYSKLLAHLAGLPESEQSVIFYASPLHDVGKVGIPDNILRKPGPLTHEEFEVMKLHTIIGAKILDTDPRFITLQAGKIIAEQHHEKWDGSGYPYGLKKEEIHIYARVVAVCDVFDAMTSDRVYRPAFTVDQAIDIMKKNIGTHFDPNLFDIFISNLDEFLKIKETFKD